In Candidatus Diapherotrites archaeon, the sequence TCAATCGCAGAAGGCGGGATGCGTTTCACTTTCCCGCCCTACGCTTGCTATTTTTTCTGCGCATTTTCAGCAAAAATTTTTATTTCTTGATCGATAATATTATCGAGCAGCTGGGAGAACGCTAGTCCGAAGGACATAGTCACAAACCGCGGAAATCCATGATCACCTTTCTCGCCTCCGATCCAAGTCAAGTTCTTATCACTTTTATTTAGGGTCACTCTTATACCCTCTAAAGCCATAATAAGCGCTTGAAAGCTATCTTCGCCATGTGCATATTGTATTTGAGAATTTTCCAGCCCAATTATTTGAAAAGCACAAATGAACTCCGTGTCTTGATACTTTGATGGTTTTCCCAAAAGTACTTTGATTTCTTTATTATCCAAATCATACTCAATAAGTTTTCGTTCGCAGATAATCTCAAACTTCTTCATCATAAATGACCTCCCATTTTTCTACTTTCCAAAATGCCAATAACACCAGCCAATGCAGGCAGTTTCGCTAGCAAACATCAATGCCCAACATCCAGCACGAAGTTGAGGAGTAGGCAGTGACCTACAATAGCATGCTAACCTTTCACCGCCTCTTTTGCATGCCCCTATGCAATTTCTTAAATCTCCAGGTCCTAAGTAGTACAACCCTAGCGGGTCAACGAAATTTACTGGATCATTCCCCACAAACCCATACAAATTAATCTCACCTTCCTCTCCCAACGGGTCCCGCGTCAACCACCTGCCCAATGCCGGTACATAATAGCGATAGCCATAATAGGACAATCCGGTCTTTTCATCATAAGGTTTGGTGGAGAATTGCATGGGCTGCTGCAGGTAGTTGCTGGGGACCCGGGGCTCGCCGAAGGGGCCGTAGGCGTAGGTGGCGGCGATATTAGCGTTTGCGTCCAGGAGGGCGGTGACGTTCCCCTTGCCGTCGTACAGGTATGAATACTGGGCCCCGCCCTGGCAGAGGTCCAGCAGCCCGCCGATGCCCCCCGGCAGGCCCTGGCCCCGGGTGTATGTCAGCCTTCTTGCCGTCGCCATCTCTCCCAAGACCGGTTCACCTCAATTGCAGAAGGCGGGGTGCGTTTCACTTTCCCGCCCTACGCCTGCTACGCCTGCTAATTAGTGACCAATTGTCATAGATGCCTCCCAACCAGACAATTATCATATCTTTCTGCGGCACTATCTCAACCTATCTCATTTTCGAAAGTCGATAAAGTCCAGCTTCAGCCAATAATCGAAAATATCCAAAACGAGATATTTCAAATAATTCTTTGTATAAACTTATAGCATAATCAATATGACCAATATTTTCGGCCTCGTAGGCTTGCATCTGGAGGTCTTTGAGTTTCTCATATCTTTGTTCATCTTCTTCATATTCCCGAACAAAATCACGTTTCAACTCTGGCTTAAGAAAATATATTTTATCGCGTATATCCCATAACTCACAAACTATGCGACCAAGTAGCATTAGAGTTTCTTTCTGGTCAATCATAGTCAATCCCTTGACTTCACTAGAAGCCCCCATAATAGATTCGAGAGCTTCGCCAAGCAATAAATCTAAATGTTCTAGAGAACTCATATAAGCACCTTACTTATCATTTTTTTATTGATCATATATTCATGGATATGGGTAACCATATCTTTTCATGCATCTTCTCATACAATTTCTGAATGGGGCCCCTTGATCACAACGATCACGTCCAAGATGCTTTTCGCACTCTCTGAAACATTTATCATAAATACGCCTTCGAGTTTCGTCATCAGGATTTGCATCATCATCCCAAAACCTTCTAAACGCTCTTTTAGTTGCGTCTGTAAAATCTTTGTTTGCTGGAGTTCCAGGCCAAGCGAAGGGAGGCACAATTGGAACAGGAGCTGGAAATGGCATTGTCCAGAGGCCAAATGGATCGACCCAATTTATCGGATTATTCTCCGCAAACCCATACAAATTAATCCCACCTTCTTCCCCCAGCGGGTCCCGCGTAAGCCATCTTCCCAAAGCTGGGACATAAAAACGATACCCATAATAAGACAACCCCGTATTTTCATCGTAGGGCTTGGTGGAAAATTGCATGGGCTGGCTCAGGTAGTTGCTGGGGACCCGG encodes:
- a CDS encoding RHS repeat-associated core domain-containing protein, giving the protein MATARRLTYTRGQGLPGGIGGLLDLCQGGAQYSYLYDGKGNVTALLDANANIAATYAYGPFGEPRVPSNYLQQPMQFSTKPYDEKTGLSYYGYRYYVPALGRWLTRDPLGEEGEINLYGFVGNDPVNFVDPLGLYYLGPGDLRNCIGACKRGGERLACYCRSLPTPQLRAGCWALMFASETACIGWCYWHFGK
- a CDS encoding RHS repeat-associated core domain-containing protein; the encoded protein is MATARRLTYTWGQGLPGGIGGLLDLNQGGSHYSYLYDGKGNVTALLDENANVAATYAYGPFGEPRVPSNYLSQPMQFSTKPYDENTGLSYYGYRFYVPALGRWLTRDPLGEEGGINLYGFAENNPINWVDPFGLWTMPFPAPVPIVPPFAWPGTPANKDFTDATKRAFRRFWDDDANPDDETRRRIYDKCFRECEKHLGRDRCDQGAPFRNCMRRCMKRYGYPYP